The Algoriphagus sanaruensis genome window below encodes:
- a CDS encoding sodium-dependent transporter, translating into MAASANTDERGQFGSSLGFIMAAAGSAVGLGNIWRFPYLTGENGGGAFVFVYILCVLLVGLPLLFNEIALGRRSGKNPIGAIRDTGGNKFWQLAGVLCVMVCFFVFSYYSVIAGWTVGYIFTEIINIPIDFEEFVQTPLYVIPLTFIFILMTILIVLGGVSGGIEKAAKFLMPVLFIIILFIAGRSVTLEGASAGIDYYLNPDFSKINGTVILQALGQAFFSMSVGWGLMITFGSYLDKKSNIIQSSGWIAGMDTAVALLGGLMVFPALFALLPGKDPAAGPALVFDVLPKVFDAMPGGNIIGGLFFILLMVAALTSTISMLEVPVAYLIDDRKWNRKKATWTVGIAAMILSIPSALSSIEGNFFAEIRFNFLSNELVGFFGAMDFIFGTFAVILICLMLALYTGWAQKISDYADELALGAPGFKGGLRTGWIFFIKWVCPIIIILLILNMIGLFGAPQAA; encoded by the coding sequence ATGGCAGCAAGCGCTAATACTGACGAAAGAGGTCAGTTTGGATCCAGTCTTGGCTTTATTATGGCAGCAGCAGGTTCTGCCGTCGGACTCGGAAATATTTGGAGATTCCCCTATTTGACCGGAGAAAACGGAGGCGGAGCGTTCGTCTTTGTCTACATTCTTTGTGTGTTGTTGGTGGGACTTCCACTATTATTCAATGAGATTGCACTAGGAAGAAGATCAGGAAAGAACCCAATTGGCGCCATCCGTGATACAGGAGGTAATAAATTCTGGCAGTTGGCCGGGGTACTTTGCGTGATGGTCTGCTTTTTCGTATTCAGCTATTATTCTGTAATCGCAGGCTGGACTGTAGGCTATATTTTTACAGAAATAATCAATATTCCGATTGATTTTGAGGAGTTTGTTCAGACTCCACTTTATGTAATCCCACTTACTTTCATTTTTATTTTGATGACTATCCTAATCGTATTAGGTGGTGTGTCAGGTGGAATTGAAAAGGCAGCTAAGTTTTTGATGCCTGTATTGTTCATAATTATCTTATTCATTGCTGGACGATCAGTAACCTTAGAAGGAGCTAGCGCTGGGATTGATTATTATTTAAATCCTGACTTTTCAAAAATTAATGGAACTGTAATTCTACAAGCTCTAGGACAGGCATTTTTCTCCATGTCTGTAGGATGGGGATTGATGATTACGTTTGGTTCCTATTTGGATAAAAAATCTAACATTATCCAGTCTTCTGGCTGGATTGCGGGTATGGACACAGCCGTTGCCTTATTAGGTGGTCTGATGGTATTCCCTGCATTATTTGCTTTGTTGCCAGGTAAAGATCCAGCAGCAGGTCCAGCATTGGTTTTTGATGTGCTTCCAAAGGTTTTTGATGCCATGCCAGGAGGTAATATTATTGGAGGATTGTTCTTCATTCTATTGATGGTGGCGGCATTAACGTCTACGATTTCAATGCTTGAAGTTCCAGTTGCTTATTTGATTGATGATCGTAAGTGGAATCGTAAAAAAGCAACTTGGACAGTAGGCATAGCAGCAATGATCTTGTCTATTCCTTCAGCTCTTTCTTCTATCGAAGGGAATTTCTTTGCAGAAATCCGCTTCAATTTCTTAAGCAATGAACTAGTTGGATTCTTCGGAGCAATGGACTTCATCTTTGGAACATTTGCTGTAATTCTTATTTGTTTGATGCTGGCCTTATATACAGGTTGGGCTCAAAAAATCTCTGACTATGCAGATGAATTAGCCTTAGGAGCTCCAGGGTTTAAAGGTGGACTTCGCACGGGTTGGATATTCTTTATCAAGTGGGTTTGTCCAATTATTATTATTCTATTGATCCTTAATATGATTGGTCTTTTTGGAGCTCCTCAAGCTGCGTAA
- a CDS encoding SDR family oxidoreductase, protein MKTKPKVLVTGSNGLLGQKLVQQLVDLDEFEVIATGRGKCRIENTGFQYVELNIEGEKQVDEVIGLISPDILIHGAAMTHVDECELNQEACFKANVVATQNLISASEKADSLFVFVSTDFIFSGLDGKDPYLEDSTPHPVNYYGETKLEAENLVKESALKWAIVRTGLVYGMAQDLTRSNIILWVKSSLEQGKEIQVVDDQVRTPTLAEDLAAGCVLIAQKKATGVFNISGGELLTPFQMAIQTADYFGLDKSLIKRTDSSRFTQPAKRPLKTGFIIDKARKQLGYEPKTFQAGIGILAKQIILASS, encoded by the coding sequence ATGAAAACTAAACCAAAGGTCTTGGTGACAGGCTCAAATGGGCTTTTGGGTCAAAAACTGGTACAACAACTTGTTGACCTAGATGAGTTTGAGGTGATTGCCACAGGTAGGGGGAAATGCCGAATTGAAAATACAGGATTTCAATATGTTGAGTTAAATATTGAGGGCGAAAAGCAAGTTGATGAAGTTATTGGTCTAATTTCTCCAGATATCCTTATTCATGGTGCGGCTATGACCCATGTGGATGAATGTGAACTCAATCAAGAGGCATGCTTCAAGGCTAATGTGGTGGCCACTCAAAATTTAATTTCTGCTTCTGAGAAAGCGGATTCTCTTTTTGTTTTCGTGTCCACAGATTTTATTTTTTCTGGATTGGATGGGAAAGATCCATATCTAGAGGATTCAACGCCCCATCCGGTCAATTACTATGGTGAGACTAAACTTGAAGCTGAGAATTTAGTAAAGGAATCAGCCTTAAAATGGGCTATTGTGAGGACAGGTTTGGTGTATGGAATGGCGCAAGATTTGACTCGATCTAATATTATTTTATGGGTGAAATCTTCACTGGAGCAGGGTAAGGAAATCCAAGTGGTGGATGATCAAGTTCGAACGCCAACTTTGGCAGAAGATCTAGCTGCGGGTTGTGTTTTAATTGCGCAAAAAAAAGCAACTGGAGTTTTTAATATTTCTGGAGGAGAATTATTGACGCCATTTCAAATGGCGATCCAGACTGCCGATTATTTTGGGTTGGATAAAAGCTTGATTAAAAGAACTGATTCCTCACGATTTACTCAGCCCGCAAAACGTCCCCTGAAAACCGGGTTTATTATCGATAAAGCCCGAAAACAGCTTGGATATGAACCCAAAACTTTCCAAGCGGGAATTGGTATTTTGGCAAAACAAATTATCTTAGCCAGCTCTTAA
- a CDS encoding peptidylprolyl isomerase codes for MKFWTSILLVGLILLSTWACGKDKDYLITISTRHGDIKAILFDSAPEHKSNFLALAEAGRFDSTMFHRVIKDFMVQGGDVFGKEGLPAQEWPTLPAEISSKYVHLKGMIAAARQGDNINPQKRSSGSQFYIVHGRKYEELELTTDFSKLQKAVFQYMQLGSAQELKKEYARLYEEQKFDSLTNLLLSKRDEIAETLKIKLTKDYTPSQIKAYAEIGGAPHLDFEYTVFGQVLSGLDVVDKIAAESTKSEIPIDPVYMNVKVEKVSRKKIEKEFGYVYPDEN; via the coding sequence ATGAAATTCTGGACAAGCATTCTTTTAGTCGGTCTAATATTACTTAGTACTTGGGCTTGTGGAAAGGACAAGGATTATCTGATTACGATCAGTACAAGACATGGCGATATCAAAGCCATTCTTTTTGATTCGGCTCCTGAGCATAAAAGTAATTTTCTTGCCTTGGCAGAAGCTGGGAGATTTGACTCTACCATGTTTCATCGGGTGATCAAAGATTTTATGGTTCAAGGTGGAGATGTTTTTGGAAAGGAGGGACTGCCTGCGCAGGAGTGGCCCACTCTTCCAGCCGAGATTAGTTCTAAATATGTTCACCTGAAAGGCATGATAGCTGCGGCGAGACAAGGGGATAATATTAATCCCCAAAAGCGAAGCAGTGGATCACAATTTTATATCGTTCATGGTCGAAAATATGAAGAGCTAGAATTGACGACTGATTTTTCCAAATTGCAAAAAGCTGTATTTCAATACATGCAGCTTGGTTCTGCTCAGGAGCTTAAAAAAGAATATGCAAGGCTTTATGAAGAGCAGAAGTTTGATAGTTTAACGAACTTGCTTCTTTCAAAGCGAGATGAAATCGCTGAAACCTTGAAGATAAAATTGACAAAAGACTATACACCCTCCCAAATTAAAGCCTACGCAGAAATTGGCGGTGCACCACATTTGGACTTTGAATACACAGTTTTCGGTCAAGTACTTTCCGGATTGGATGTTGTTGATAAAATAGCGGCTGAATCTACAAAAAGTGAGATCCCTATTGATCCAGTTTACATGAACGTCAAAGTGGAAAAAGTCTCGAGAAAAAAAATCGAAAAAGAATTTGGCTATGTATACCCAGATGAAAACTAA
- the hemC gene encoding hydroxymethylbilane synthase, producing MNRPIKIGTRGSKLALWQAYHVESLLQQAGLQTEIVLIDTRGDQVLDVSISKIGSKGVFTQELEDQLIDGRIDIAVHSAKDMQSNLGDQFEIIAFTEREKENDILLSRNSNLSIKDSSQSFVLGTSSTRRIATLKHFYPHVKTVDIRGNLQTRIRKMDEGLCDALLLAYAGVHRMGYDEMIVEYLNLEEFTPAVGQGSVAIESAKTLDTDLKAKIISACNHSETEARLKAERAFLRVLEGGCSIPVFAMASLEHETLKLNGGIVSLDGEKRIVFEVSGDKNNPEKIGEELAAKVLKAGGKEILEKIKAQSK from the coding sequence ATGAATAGGCCAATAAAAATAGGAACCCGTGGAAGTAAGCTTGCACTCTGGCAGGCATATCATGTGGAAAGTCTTTTACAGCAAGCAGGTCTTCAGACTGAAATTGTTTTGATTGATACCAGGGGAGATCAGGTTTTGGATGTTTCCATTTCAAAGATTGGTTCCAAAGGTGTGTTTACCCAAGAGCTTGAGGATCAATTGATCGATGGAAGGATTGACATTGCCGTCCATTCTGCCAAGGATATGCAATCCAATCTTGGGGACCAATTTGAGATTATTGCTTTTACCGAAAGAGAGAAGGAGAATGATATACTCCTTTCGAGGAACTCAAACTTATCGATCAAAGATTCCTCTCAGTCTTTTGTGCTTGGGACTTCTTCGACCCGAAGGATAGCTACTTTAAAGCATTTCTATCCCCATGTAAAAACAGTAGACATAAGAGGGAATCTTCAGACTCGAATTCGGAAAATGGATGAAGGTCTCTGTGATGCCTTATTGTTAGCCTATGCCGGTGTTCATCGAATGGGATACGATGAGATGATTGTTGAATACTTGAATCTGGAGGAATTTACCCCTGCAGTGGGACAAGGCTCCGTAGCGATTGAATCTGCGAAAACACTAGATACTGACTTGAAGGCTAAAATTATTTCAGCCTGCAATCATTCTGAAACAGAAGCGAGACTGAAAGCTGAGCGAGCCTTTCTTCGAGTTTTGGAGGGAGGATGTAGTATTCCCGTTTTTGCTATGGCTAGCCTTGAACATGAAACCTTGAAACTTAATGGAGGAATCGTTAGCCTTGATGGGGAAAAAAGAATTGTCTTTGAGGTAAGTGGTGATAAAAATAATCCTGAGAAGATCGGGGAGGAATTGGCTGCCAAGGTTTTAAAAGCGGGAGGCAAAGAAATTTTAGAGAAAATCAAAGCACAATCGAAATGA
- the rimK gene encoding 30S ribosomal protein S6--L-glutamate ligase, protein MKIAILSRNPRLYSTKRLLEEAQKAGHEAIIVDHSLCDLIIEQNGPSIIYQGKTLEGVDAIIPRIGASVTFYGTAVVRQFELMGAFSVVTSQAIVRSRDKLRSLQILSKNGLGMPKTAFTNFSKGGEKMLIEQVGGAPVIVKLLEGTQGLGVVLAETKKAAQSVVEAFHGLKARIIVQEFVKEAKGADIRAFVVNGKVVGAMKRQGAEGEFRSNLHRGGVATVIKLSRIEKQAALNAAKALGLDVAGVDMLQSDRGPLILEVNSSPGLEGIESATGINIAGEIIKFVEEGVSKKSSKREKH, encoded by the coding sequence ATGAAAATTGCAATCCTATCCCGGAATCCAAGGCTCTACTCCACCAAAAGGCTTTTGGAAGAGGCTCAGAAAGCCGGCCATGAGGCTATTATTGTGGATCATAGTCTTTGTGACTTGATTATTGAGCAAAATGGCCCTTCGATAATTTATCAAGGGAAAACACTAGAGGGAGTTGATGCGATTATTCCTAGAATTGGTGCGTCTGTTACTTTTTATGGCACCGCAGTAGTCCGTCAATTCGAATTGATGGGAGCTTTTTCAGTAGTTACTTCCCAAGCAATAGTACGAAGTAGGGATAAATTGAGAAGCCTGCAAATTTTATCAAAAAATGGATTGGGGATGCCCAAGACGGCCTTTACCAATTTTTCAAAAGGTGGAGAAAAGATGCTGATCGAGCAGGTGGGAGGAGCCCCTGTTATCGTCAAACTATTAGAAGGTACCCAAGGCCTAGGAGTTGTTCTCGCAGAGACCAAGAAAGCGGCTCAATCTGTAGTGGAGGCATTTCATGGCTTAAAAGCCAGAATTATAGTTCAGGAATTTGTCAAAGAAGCAAAAGGTGCAGATATCCGAGCTTTTGTGGTCAATGGAAAAGTGGTAGGAGCCATGAAACGACAGGGCGCTGAAGGTGAGTTTCGTTCAAACCTTCATCGTGGAGGAGTAGCTACGGTTATTAAACTGAGCCGAATCGAAAAGCAGGCTGCACTAAATGCAGCCAAGGCGCTTGGATTAGATGTGGCTGGAGTTGATATGCTTCAGTCGGATCGTGGTCCTTTGATTTTGGAAGTAAATAGTTCGCCTGGTTTAGAGGGCATTGAATCTGCCACAGGAATCAACATAGCAGGAGAAATAATCAAATTTGTGGAAGAAGGAGTTTCTAAAAAATCTTCCAAACGAGAAAAACATTAA
- a CDS encoding ATP-dependent zinc protease has protein sequence MLPKIIGRKEKISLPKLGLSLVWAKIDTGAYSSSLHAEEIREEEVGGLKVLKFQVLMAGHPKFSGKTVTAKKYRQKKVKNSFGQAEVRFLIETEIRIAGETYKAEFTLSDRSNMKNSILLGRKVLRERFLVDVTKTNLGKAYRHKK, from the coding sequence ATGCTTCCAAAAATCATCGGCCGCAAAGAAAAAATTTCGTTACCTAAGCTAGGCTTAAGTTTAGTTTGGGCGAAAATTGATACAGGTGCCTACTCCAGTAGCCTGCATGCAGAAGAGATTCGTGAAGAAGAAGTAGGCGGATTGAAAGTGCTTAAATTTCAAGTCCTTATGGCAGGACATCCGAAGTTTTCAGGAAAAACAGTAACTGCCAAAAAGTACCGCCAGAAGAAAGTTAAAAATTCATTTGGGCAAGCTGAAGTTCGGTTTTTGATCGAAACAGAAATTAGAATCGCAGGAGAAACCTATAAGGCTGAATTTACCCTTTCAGACCGATCAAACATGAAAAATTCCATTTTACTAGGAAGAAAAGTCCTCCGGGAAAGATTTCTGGTAGATGTTACCAAAACCAACTTAGGGAAAGCCTACCGACATAAAAAATGA
- a CDS encoding ATP-binding protein: MQFADIPGLPETKEKLLNAVKFNHLAHALLFHGPEGSANLTLALALATYLYCENRTESDSCGTCSACQRMKKLILPDLNFAFPVVATSKDEDSKDDEKEDKVDHLANWRKFVTELPYGNVHDFIYFNGFEKKQLNISKAAARKIIQALSLMSFEGGHKIMLLWSPEYLHPSAANALLKIIEEPPAKTIFMLVTSQPDQLLTTILSRTQKIMVRAFSDEEIRTHLVNQGMCDAKAAEQIAILADGNLREAYRLLENEEDLSVRQIRDWFRLCVTKNLKDIFAMADDFHKSDKEAQKSLMMAGLQVTREIMLKNLELDALLRTTDEDRIFIEKISNKILTEEHAVKMYEAFNQAHYHLERNGNAKMIFTDLSMEILLMMPKN, from the coding sequence ATGCAATTTGCAGATATACCAGGCTTGCCTGAGACCAAGGAAAAACTTCTAAATGCAGTCAAATTCAATCATTTGGCTCATGCATTGCTTTTTCACGGGCCTGAAGGTTCAGCAAATTTGACCTTGGCTTTGGCTTTGGCCACCTACCTCTATTGCGAGAATCGAACAGAATCTGACTCCTGTGGTACATGTTCGGCTTGTCAGCGGATGAAGAAGCTGATTCTGCCTGATTTGAATTTTGCTTTTCCTGTAGTAGCGACTTCCAAAGATGAGGATAGCAAAGACGATGAAAAGGAGGATAAAGTAGATCATTTGGCCAATTGGAGAAAGTTCGTCACTGAGTTGCCTTATGGAAATGTCCACGATTTCATCTATTTCAATGGATTTGAAAAAAAGCAGTTGAACATCTCAAAAGCAGCTGCTCGAAAAATTATTCAGGCGCTTTCGTTGATGTCTTTTGAGGGAGGGCACAAAATCATGTTGCTATGGTCACCGGAATACCTACATCCTTCTGCAGCAAATGCCTTATTGAAAATCATTGAGGAGCCACCTGCAAAAACTATTTTCATGTTGGTGACTTCTCAGCCGGATCAGCTCCTGACGACTATTTTGTCCAGAACCCAAAAAATTATGGTGCGGGCATTTTCGGATGAAGAAATCCGAACTCATTTGGTGAATCAAGGGATGTGTGATGCGAAGGCTGCAGAACAAATTGCTATTCTGGCAGATGGAAATTTGAGAGAAGCCTATCGACTTTTGGAAAACGAAGAAGATTTATCAGTACGGCAAATTCGGGATTGGTTTAGATTGTGCGTGACCAAAAACCTCAAAGATATTTTTGCCATGGCAGATGATTTCCATAAGTCAGATAAAGAAGCTCAAAAATCGCTGATGATGGCAGGGCTTCAAGTGACAAGGGAGATTATGCTGAAAAATTTAGAATTGGATGCCTTGCTCAGAACAACCGATGAGGATCGAATTTTTATTGAAAAAATCAGCAATAAAATCCTGACCGAAGAGCATGCCGTAAAGATGTATGAAGCCTTCAATCAGGCTCATTACCACCTGGAGCGAAATGGAAATGCGAAAATGATTTTCACAGATCTTTCTATGGAAATCTTGTTGATGATGCCAAAAAATTGA
- a CDS encoding GlmU family protein yields MDHLVLFDDPAIRGSLLPFTFTRPIAAIRIGILTIAEKWEMRSKARISYLTQDYLQKKFPRGEGKALAVNGSWVPDQSSIQILSELKPDEALYFGKVLLASYIGETEKNLNFTQERKAIQIQKEPFLLQKTWHIFQFNGQEIRNDFQELTQGRVSQPISDPYTQVYHSEQIFIEEGAKIKAAVLNAEGGPIYIGKNAEIQEGALIRGPFALGEGSTVNMGAKLRGDITVGPFSKVGGEISNSVFFGYSNKGHDGFLGNSVIGEWCNLGADTNTSNLKNNYAPVKLWDYTRGGFANTGLQFCGLMMGDHSKCGINTMFNTGTVVGVGANIFGDGFPRNFIPSFAWGGAAGFSTFVFPKFEETAKVVFTRRSLEWTDTEKEILEKVFDLTKTYRIWEKTT; encoded by the coding sequence ATGGACCATTTAGTTTTATTTGACGATCCCGCTATTCGAGGTTCGCTGCTACCCTTCACTTTTACCCGGCCAATTGCCGCCATCCGAATTGGAATATTGACGATTGCTGAAAAATGGGAAATGCGTTCCAAAGCAAGAATTTCCTATTTGACGCAGGATTATTTACAGAAAAAATTCCCTCGTGGAGAAGGAAAAGCACTTGCGGTTAATGGTTCATGGGTACCAGATCAGTCGTCTATTCAAATTTTGTCTGAATTAAAACCAGACGAGGCTTTGTATTTTGGAAAGGTATTGCTTGCCTCTTATATCGGAGAGACTGAGAAAAATCTGAATTTCACACAAGAGCGAAAGGCAATTCAGATTCAAAAGGAGCCATTTTTACTCCAAAAAACCTGGCATATTTTTCAGTTCAATGGGCAGGAAATCAGGAACGATTTTCAGGAACTGACTCAAGGCCGAGTTTCACAACCTATCTCAGATCCGTATACGCAGGTATATCATTCTGAGCAGATTTTTATTGAAGAAGGCGCAAAAATTAAAGCAGCAGTGCTCAACGCAGAAGGCGGACCGATTTACATTGGTAAAAATGCCGAGATCCAAGAAGGCGCGTTAATTCGAGGTCCATTTGCCTTGGGCGAAGGATCTACGGTAAACATGGGCGCCAAATTGCGAGGGGATATTACGGTGGGTCCTTTCTCAAAAGTGGGTGGAGAAATTTCTAATTCTGTCTTTTTTGGCTATTCAAATAAAGGTCATGATGGATTCTTGGGAAATTCAGTCATTGGGGAATGGTGTAATTTGGGCGCCGATACCAATACCTCTAATCTTAAAAATAACTATGCCCCGGTCAAGCTTTGGGATTATACTCGAGGTGGCTTTGCAAATACGGGTCTACAGTTTTGTGGATTGATGATGGGGGACCATAGTAAATGCGGAATTAATACAATGTTTAATACCGGAACAGTAGTTGGGGTTGGGGCCAATATTTTTGGGGACGGATTCCCACGGAACTTTATTCCTTCTTTTGCTTGGGGTGGAGCTGCCGGATTCTCTACGTTTGTTTTTCCGAAATTCGAAGAAACAGCCAAAGTGGTTTTCACTCGAAGATCTTTGGAATGGACAGACACCGAAAAAGAAATTTTGGAAAAGGTTTTTGACTTGACCAAAACCTACAGAATTTGGGAAAAAACAACCTGA
- a CDS encoding type B 50S ribosomal protein L31: protein MKKDIHPNYRDVVFYDTSSEFKFLTKSTIETSETIEWTDGNTYPVYKIEVSSESHPFYTGKKMLLDTAGRVEKFNKRYAKK from the coding sequence ATGAAAAAAGATATTCATCCAAACTACAGAGACGTCGTATTTTACGATACCTCAAGCGAGTTTAAGTTTTTGACCAAGTCTACTATTGAGACTTCTGAGACCATCGAGTGGACAGACGGTAACACTTACCCAGTTTACAAAATTGAAGTAAGCTCTGAATCTCATCCTTTCTACACCGGCAAGAAAATGCTTCTTGATACCGCTGGACGAGTGGAGAAATTCAACAAGAGATACGCGAAAAAGTAA
- a CDS encoding carboxypeptidase-like regulatory domain-containing protein — MFYSGTALAQNDLDKKVVQLSGIILNADSTDAVPGVNIYVPKKGRGTVSGRFGYFSMPVLEGDSVVFSFIGLKRQTFKVPERAENDKISLILTMEVDEIALAEIEVMPYPTEEEFKKAVVALNVVDPMSISRANMSPEMLLRWAESMPASGAENFRYFQQSQMIQNQDLYGPRPLRILDPFAWAQFIRSIKRGDLKSKD, encoded by the coding sequence ATTTTCTACTCCGGTACAGCATTGGCCCAAAATGACTTAGACAAAAAAGTGGTTCAATTGTCAGGGATTATCCTCAATGCTGATAGTACGGACGCTGTGCCAGGAGTGAATATTTATGTGCCTAAAAAAGGCAGAGGAACTGTCTCAGGTCGATTTGGTTATTTCTCGATGCCGGTCTTGGAAGGGGATAGTGTTGTATTCAGTTTTATAGGTTTGAAGAGACAAACTTTCAAGGTGCCAGAGCGTGCCGAGAATGATAAGATTTCGTTGATTTTGACTATGGAGGTGGATGAGATTGCCTTGGCTGAAATCGAGGTGATGCCTTATCCTACAGAGGAAGAATTTAAAAAAGCAGTAGTTGCACTCAATGTGGTAGACCCAATGTCTATCAGCCGAGCCAACATGAGTCCTGAAATGCTTTTAAGATGGGCGGAATCGATGCCTGCCTCCGGAGCGGAGAATTTTAGATATTTCCAACAAAGCCAAATGATTCAAAATCAGGATTTGTATGGTCCTAGGCCACTTCGAATCCTTGATCCATTTGCATGGGCTCAATTTATCCGATCTATCAAGCGAGGAGACTTAAAAAGTAAAGATTGA
- a CDS encoding ArsR/SmtB family transcription factor, whose product MRLKNISLNYGLRIFKALSEEPRVRLIHLLLLNKELSISDLEHILDFTQTKTSRHLIYLKNAGLLGSRRVDQWVFYYILEEYIEIIQQIFKFIQKDPSLIKDQETFEILKSNRELAINKIQNNQYRR is encoded by the coding sequence ATGAGACTTAAAAATATCAGTTTGAACTACGGGCTGAGAATCTTCAAAGCCTTATCTGAAGAACCGCGGGTTCGATTAATTCACCTGTTGCTTTTAAATAAAGAACTGAGCATTTCAGATTTGGAGCATATCCTAGATTTTACCCAAACAAAAACCAGTCGACACCTGATTTATTTGAAAAATGCTGGACTATTGGGAAGCCGCCGAGTGGATCAGTGGGTATTTTATTACATCCTCGAAGAATACATTGAAATCATTCAGCAGATTTTCAAGTTTATCCAAAAAGACCCCAGTCTCATCAAAGATCAAGAAACCTTTGAAATCTTAAAATCCAATCGAGAACTGGCGATCAACAAAATTCAAAACAACCAATATAGACGCTGA